One genomic segment of Acidimicrobiales bacterium includes these proteins:
- a CDS encoding class I SAM-dependent methyltransferase: MARAASGRPAAEPGRAAMLSGAIEVLPARAGSDEGTRGTVVNHRMREVTELVAGQGTWDAGMVDEVRVLFDSLAPEWTVTRDHPDRNLPLVDALDRGGVEGRTAVELGAGTCISARALSGRFERLVAIDLSREMLAHAVDAAPPLVCADASRLPLADSAADVLVLQNMFLFPVEVDRCLAGEGSLVWVNSRGSETPIHLPTAAVVASMESVTGSAWRAVTSMVGEATWAVVRRA; the protein is encoded by the coding sequence GTGGCGAGGGCGGCTTCGGGTCGACCGGCCGCTGAGCCAGGTCGGGCCGCCATGCTGTCCGGCGCCATCGAGGTTCTGCCGGCCCGGGCGGGCTCTGACGAGGGGACCCGGGGGACGGTGGTTAACCACCGCATGCGCGAGGTAACCGAGCTGGTCGCCGGACAGGGAACCTGGGACGCCGGCATGGTTGACGAGGTGCGGGTCCTCTTCGACTCGCTGGCTCCCGAGTGGACGGTCACTCGGGACCACCCGGACCGCAACTTGCCACTGGTTGATGCCCTTGACCGCGGAGGCGTTGAGGGCCGGACGGCCGTCGAGTTGGGGGCCGGAACCTGCATCTCGGCTCGGGCGTTGAGCGGCCGGTTCGAGCGCTTGGTGGCCATCGACCTGTCCCGGGAGATGCTCGCTCACGCCGTCGACGCGGCACCGCCCCTGGTTTGTGCCGACGCCTCCCGCCTCCCCTTGGCTGACAGCGCGGCGGACGTGTTGGTGCTTCAGAACATGTTCCTCTTCCCGGTTGAGGTGGATCGCTGCCTAGCCGGTGAGGGGTCGCTGGTGTGGGTCAACAGCCGGGGTTCGGAGACCCCGATCCACCTCCCGACGGCCGCTGTGGTGGCCTCGATGGAGTCAGTCACCGGATCGGCGTGGCGTGCTGTGACCTCGATGGTGGGAGAGGCCACCTGGGCCGTAGTGCGGCGGGCCTGA
- the dut gene encoding dUTP diphosphatase yields MLEIPLVALVDDLTLPAYARPGDAGADLVAAEDVTLAPGGGRALVPTGAAIAIPEGYAGFVQPRSGLAMKHGVTCLNTPGLIDSGYRGELKVLLVNTDPSEAFKVVRGERIAQLVIQRVEECRFTLVDELPPSARGEGGFGSTGR; encoded by the coding sequence GTGCTGGAGATCCCCCTCGTCGCCTTGGTCGACGACCTCACCCTTCCCGCCTATGCCCGGCCGGGTGACGCCGGTGCTGACCTGGTGGCTGCCGAAGACGTGACGCTGGCCCCCGGCGGCGGGCGGGCCCTCGTCCCGACAGGGGCGGCTATCGCCATCCCCGAGGGCTACGCCGGGTTCGTCCAGCCCCGTAGTGGGCTGGCCATGAAGCACGGCGTGACCTGTCTGAACACCCCGGGGCTGATCGACTCCGGCTACCGGGGTGAGCTCAAGGTGCTGCTGGTGAACACCGACCCGTCGGAGGCCTTCAAGGTCGTGCGGGGTGAACGCATCGCCCAGCTGGTCATCCAGCGGGTGGAGGAGTGCCGGTTCACCCTGGTGGACGAGTTGCCGCCCTCGGCACGTGGCGAGGGCGGCTTCGGGTCGACCGGCCGCTGA
- the orn gene encoding oligoribonuclease — MLAWMDLEMTGLNPEDDAIIEIATLVTDDDLEVLAEGPDLVVHQPPGVLDRMGEYVRAMHTRSGLLEAVAASTTTLAEAGDATLAFLREHLGEAGTVPLCGNSIGTDRRFLARWLPEVEGFLHYRSVDVSTVKELARRWHPDVIKSAPEKAGGHRALDDIRESVAELRHYRKYLFTTPAG; from the coding sequence GTGTTGGCGTGGATGGACCTCGAGATGACCGGGCTGAACCCGGAGGACGACGCCATCATCGAGATCGCCACGCTGGTCACCGACGACGACTTGGAAGTGTTGGCCGAGGGCCCTGACCTGGTGGTGCACCAGCCCCCCGGAGTGCTGGACCGCATGGGCGAGTACGTGCGGGCCATGCACACCCGCAGTGGTCTCCTGGAGGCGGTCGCCGCCTCCACCACCACCCTGGCCGAAGCCGGCGACGCCACCCTGGCCTTCCTCCGGGAGCACCTGGGCGAAGCGGGGACTGTCCCCCTGTGCGGCAACTCCATCGGCACCGACCGGCGGTTCCTGGCCCGGTGGCTCCCCGAGGTGGAGGGCTTCCTCCACTACCGGTCGGTCGACGTGTCGACGGTCAAGGAACTAGCCCGACGCTGGCACCCGGACGTCATCAAGTCGGCCCCCGAGAAGGCCGGAGGCCATCGGGCGCTGGACGACATCCGCGAATCGGTCGCCGAACTGCGCCACTACCGCAAGTACCTGTTCACTACGCCCGCCGGATAA
- a CDS encoding MBL fold metallo-hydrolase, translating into MTEAMHMAAAAQPPSAGDPGRPVRQEQEEASTEVTEVAPGLYRLQLPISMPGLGHVNCYALEDSDGLALVDPGLPSIDSWQALGERLAQIGARYEHVHTAVVTHSHPDHFGGVHRLRDDHGTRVLTHADFRSAWVDADLTDDLGTDQLDLADDEHMEQMRSLMTRPTPWGATRTPPSATELRKWAEMDATGGSRSWRVPEPSVTVDDGDEVDLGGRPWLALHTPGHTHDHLCLFDPVDGILLSGDHVLPTITPHIGGIGPLDDPLATFFRSLERMKELPGLTAVLPAHGHPFTDVSGRVDDIVGHHEERLETIREAGHDLGKGTVESFMQRLFKERSWGDMAASETYAHLEHLRILGQATRDEIAGQAVYLTR; encoded by the coding sequence GTGACCGAGGCCATGCATATGGCGGCGGCGGCCCAACCCCCCAGCGCGGGGGACCCCGGCCGACCGGTACGCCAAGAACAGGAGGAGGCCTCTACCGAGGTCACCGAGGTGGCACCCGGCCTCTACCGCCTCCAGCTCCCCATCTCGATGCCGGGCCTGGGCCACGTCAACTGCTACGCCCTGGAGGATTCCGACGGCCTGGCCCTCGTCGACCCCGGGCTGCCAAGTATCGACTCCTGGCAGGCCCTAGGTGAGCGGTTGGCTCAGATCGGGGCCCGCTACGAGCACGTCCACACCGCGGTGGTCACCCACAGCCACCCGGACCACTTCGGCGGCGTCCACCGCCTGCGCGATGACCACGGCACCCGGGTCCTGACCCACGCTGACTTCCGGTCGGCCTGGGTCGACGCCGATCTGACCGACGACCTAGGCACCGACCAACTAGACCTGGCCGATGACGAACACATGGAACAGATGCGGTCCCTGATGACCCGTCCGACCCCATGGGGCGCCACCCGGACACCGCCGTCGGCCACCGAACTCAGAAAATGGGCCGAGATGGACGCGACCGGTGGCTCCCGGTCGTGGCGGGTCCCCGAGCCGTCGGTCACCGTCGATGACGGCGACGAAGTCGATCTGGGCGGACGACCCTGGCTGGCCCTCCACACTCCCGGACACACCCACGACCACCTGTGCCTCTTCGACCCGGTGGACGGGATCCTGCTGTCCGGCGACCACGTCCTGCCGACCATCACCCCCCACATCGGTGGCATCGGCCCCCTGGATGACCCGCTGGCTACCTTTTTCAGGTCCCTAGAGCGCATGAAGGAGCTCCCCGGACTCACCGCTGTCCTGCCAGCCCACGGTCACCCGTTCACCGACGTATCGGGTCGGGTCGACGACATCGTCGGCCACCACGAGGAGCGTCTGGAGACCATCCGGGAGGCGGGCCACGATCTAGGGAAGGGCACTGTCGAATCGTTCATGCAGCGCCTGTTCAAGGAGCGTTCGTGGGGTGACATGGCGGCCAGCGAAACGTACGCCCACCTAGAACACCTCAGAATCCTAGGACAAGCGACCCGTGACGAAATCGCAGGTCAAGCGGTATATCTCACCCGTTGA